The sequence CGCTGCAGGTCGAGGTCGAACCCATCAGGGACGGCCTCACCGGCGGATGGCTGATCCACGCCGAGGTACCACTGGGCTACGTCGTCACGGGCGATGCGCTGCAGTCGGTACTGGTCGCCGCCTGGAACGCCTCGGAGCCGAAGCCGGCGTTCGTCGCGTTCAACCCGTGGTCGACGTTCGAGGGCAAAGAGGGTGCGATCGAGGCCCAGCGGGCGGCCGACGAGCTCGGCATCGACTGGAGCCCGAGCTTCTCCGTGGGCGTGAACGTGCCGGACTACGAGATCGAGAAGCTCGCCGGTGAGTGAGGTCGCCGTCGAGGCGGCGACGCCCGAGCTGCGCTTCCGACTTCTCGGCGCCTGGCACCCGGTGCTGCTGAACGACCTCGACAGCGGTCCGCTGGTCTCCGACTTCGTCGACGAGGTCTTCGGCCGTCGCGACGAGGATTCGACGCTGCGGGCGCTGACCCGCCGTGACCTCACCGAGGCGGTCGCGAGTGCTCGCGCGCTGCACGCCAAGGCGATGTTCCTGATGACCGAGCTGCGCCCCGGCACGCCGCTGCCGGTGACCCTCACGGTCTTCGAGCAGCCCGATCTGCGGATGTCCCCGGCGATCGGGGTCTCGCCGCAGGCGGTCGTCGCGACGCTCGAGAAGGTGTTCACCGAGCTGCAGCGTCCCCACCTCGACACCGCCCACCGACTGCAGATCCCCGGCTCCGCGATCCTCCGACTGCACAGCATCGAGGAGCAGAAGCTGGCCGACGAGGAAGACCTGCGTGAGGCTCCGGAGGAGTTGGCGGCTGAGGCGGGGGCGGCCTCGATCCGTCGGCTGTCCGCCGACTACTGGTACACGGTCCCCGGCTCGAAGCAGGTGCTGCTCGTGAACCTCTCGACGCCGGTCGGCGACATCCCGCACGTGCTGCTCGGGTTCTTCGACAGCATCGTCGAGGCGTCGTACTTCGAACTGCCGGCTGCACCGTCGGGGGCGTTCGCCGAAGCCTGAGCCGCCCTGGTCCCAGCGCGGTCAGCGCGTGGCGGCCGCGGCGTCGGCGAGGTGCCGCGCGTTGTGGCTGAGCACCTTGACGATGATGCCGTGGCGGCGGAGTTCCGCGACCGTCCTGGCGCCCTCGTCGCTGTCGCGACCGAGAGCGGCGATCGACACGACGACCAGCACGTCACCGGGACGCAGGGTGCCGATGAGGCGGGAGAGGCGGTCGCTCCAGCTCTCCAGGATGTCGGGGGCGGGGTGACGGAAGCCCTCGATGGGCACACCGAACCGTGTGAGATCGGCGCGCTGCTCCACGACCGACGGCATGTCGTCGCGGGAGACCACGAGTCCGACCAGGCGTGAGCCGTCGGGGCGGGCGAGCCAGAAGTTCCGGTTCTCCTGCAGTTCCGTGAAGCACTTCGGGCACACCGCCGCGTCATGCGGAAGGTGCAGCGGGCTCGTCAGGGCAGCATCAACGGATGCCGCCTCCGTGGGTTCGATCGTCTCGCTCATCGCGCACCTCCGCGTTCCATTCTGCCCTGTCGCGGGTGCGGATGCAGACCGTTGTCAGGGGGTGCCGTTGTTCGCCGAGTCCGTGATCTCGGCTTCCTGCGTCTCGAATGCGGTGGCGGAGTCGCGGGCGACCACGCCGGCGCCGGCGGTCATGCTCTGCAGCTGCAGGAGCGAGGCCTTGGCCCACATGGCCCAGGTGTCGGCGGCGGCCGAGACCGTGGAGCTGCCGCAGCCGGCGAGGGAGAGGTCGACGTCGAGGCTCATGCCCCATGCCGTGCTCTGGAGCGTGCTGCCGGTGGCGCCGACGGCGTCGGAGTCGAACTGGAGATCGGTCATCACGGCACCTTCACATCGTCGGGAGAATAGGTCTCGGTCGGGTCGGGCTGCGGGTCGAAGAGGGCGATGCTCGCGTCTGCGATGTCGCAGTCCTTCGTGGTGACGGAGTCGGTCTCGACGAGGTGGGTGTCGTCGTCGCGGATCACGCGGTAGACGACCTCGCGGCCCTCGGTGGGCTCCGGCGCGGAGGTGCGGTCGGCGTCCAGGTACCAGTCCTGCGCCTGGCAGACGGTCACGAGCGCCTCGTCACCCTCCTCGTCGACCGAGAGCGGGATCATCGGAACCGGGCCGGGGTAGGTGAAGAACCGGTCGGCCTTCGCCTCGTCGCGCTGCCACTGGGCCGCAGCGTCGATCGCCGCTGCGGTCGTGGTGTCCTGCAGCTCGTCGGAGGTGTAGTCGCGGGTGAACGCCGCGATGCTGAGGGCGGTGTCCGATGCGCGGACGGCCTGCACCCAGGGGCTCGACTCGAGCTCACCCGAGGGCTCGCCCGATTGCCAGCTGACCGACGGCGGCTCGACCGCTGCGGGGGTGCACCCCGTCAGCGCGAGACCGATCGCCGCGATCCCGACCACTGTCAGACCCATGAGTCGACGCCTGTACTGCATTCTCAATGCCCCTCTGCCCACGACGAGCTGGCCTCGACGCCTCGCTGATAGTCCGCCAGCATCTCCTCGGCCAGATCTGTCGCCTCCGCCGGGGAGAGCCCCTCCGTCATGCCGAGATCGGCGAGCATCTGCTCGATCGTGTTGATCATCGCGATCTCGCGGCCGGAGGCGCTGTTCTGCTGCTCCTCCAACAGTACTTCGTGCGAATTGCCCCACGCCGCCTCGGCATTGCCGAAGCCCCAGTCGGAGACGCCGCCGATGACGGCATCCTGCACGACATCGATCGCGACGCTGCCGCCCTCGACGAGGACGTCGCCGACGGCCGGGATCGGGATCAACCCGACGACCGTGCTCACGCCGTCGATGGCCTCCTGGACGGCCGCATCGTGGCGTCCGGCCTCTCCGAGCGCGGCGCCCTCCCCCGATCCGTCGAGCCAACCCTGCAGCTCGACGGCGCGCTCGAGGGCGTCCGCGGCGAAGGCGCTGCCGGGAGGAGCGATGTCGGCGAGCGCGATGAGCGCATCCTGGTACTGACGCACCGACTGGGAGATGACATCCGCACCGGCTGATGGCGAATCGCCATCGCTCCAGGTCGCGGTGCCGAGAAGCTGGGACAGCTGCGCCTGCGTGACGTTGGGGATCGAGCGCGGGTCGGTCGTCCCGATGAGTGCGTCCTGGATCGACAGCGCACTCGCGGTGCGGGGGTCGCTCTCGCTGAGGTTCTCCGAGAAGTACGGCATCGCGACGGAGATGCCCTCCGCGATGCGCACCTGTCCGATGCTCGTGAGGTTCTCCGGCAGGAAGCTCTCGTTGGTGGTGAGCTCCCGCACGATCTGGGTGGTGAGCTCCGCCACGCGGTCCCAGGTCTCCGGGTTGTACGTGTGCGTCGCGTCGGCAGGGCCGCCCGCGGCCTGCTGCGCACCGGCCCAGAGCGCGCCCGGACCCTCGAAGCCGTCGCCGCTGCCGTCGGCACTCCAGTCGCGGTCGCCGTACCAGTACTCGACGCGTCCGGGGCCCAGGTCGCCGTCGCCGTACGGGTCTTCTCCGGTCGCCGTGAGCCAGTCCAGTGCCGCGTCGGGGTAGGTGCCGAGCGTCGAGAAGACGCGGCCGGCGAGGTCGTCGACGCGGTTGCCGTTGAGCCCGGTCGTCTCGCCCTCGAGCTGCGCGAGGAAGCGACCGCCCGCGTTCGGCGAGGTGTCGTACCAGCCGCCGTTCTGCATGCTCATCGGGTCGCGTTCGATGCGGTCGATCTCGTCGGCCATGGCCACCGTGAGGTTCACACCCAGCGGGTTGTTCTTCTCGTCCGAGAAGAGGAAGCCGATCGCCGCGACCGCGCCGCCCACGGTCGAGGAGGCGCCTTCGAGCATGCTGTCGGCGAAGTCGCTCGAGGTCGACGGCATCCAGATCTGGGAGCCGGTCGACAGGCCCCCGCGGATCATGGTCGCGAGCGCGAGTGCCGCTGCGGGGTCGAAGCCCTCGGTGATGGCCGCGTCACCCAGGTTGTCGATCATCGAGACGGTGCTCTCGCCGCCGACCTCGAGGAAGAACTGCGACATCACGAACGTGTCTTCGCCCCAGACCGAGAAGAAGTCCTGCAGGGCCTGCACGTTCTCGTCGGTGACGTCGCCCTCGGCGATCTCGTCGGCGAGGTTCGCGAACGCGTCTCCGAGGTTCTCGAAGGTGAGGTCGTCGATGTCGTCGATGCCCGCGGCGCTCAGCGCCGACTGCATCTGGTCCCACCGCGCCGATGCCGGCGGCTGGAGCGCCGTCGTGAGCGTGCTGTCGGCGGTCTCGCGCTGGTCGGCGAGGGTGCGCAGCTGCTGTGCGGCCATCCGCATGTCGTACAGGCCGGGCTTGTTCCCGCTCGGCACCCAGAGGTTCGACCCCAGGGTGGCATTCGGCGCGTTGGGGGTGAAGGCCGACGGCAGGAACGGGCTGTCCTCCTGCTCCGCGGCCTTCCACGTGGCGTAGCCGGTGGCGTACGCCTGGTGCGCCGCCGTGGTGGCGACGCGGATGCGGTCGACCTCGGTGGCGTAGGCGGAGAGGGCGGACTGCACGGCGGCGAACTCCGTCTTGAGCTCGTCGCACAGGGTCTGCGGCTTCGCCAGCGACGTGCGGAACGCGGCGCCCGCGTCTCCGGCCCAGATCTCCTCGGTCGTGCCGGTGGCGGCGTTCGACAGAGCCGTGCGCACCGTCTCGGTGCCGGTGTTCCGGTTGCTGACGCGTGTCGC is a genomic window of Microbacterium maritypicum containing:
- a CDS encoding recombinase family protein, which produces MSETIEPTEAASVDAALTSPLHLPHDAAVCPKCFTELQENRNFWLARPDGSRLVGLVVSRDDMPSVVEQRADLTRFGVPIEGFRHPAPDILESWSDRLSRLIGTLRPGDVLVVVSIAALGRDSDEGARTVAELRRHGIIVKVLSHNARHLADAAAATR
- a CDS encoding DUF6571 family protein, whose product is MTQWDELHPGRGNTGAVNDAATRVSNRNTGTETVRTALSNAATGTTEEIWAGDAGAAFRTSLAKPQTLCDELKTEFAAVQSALSAYATEVDRIRVATTAAHQAYATGYATWKAAEQEDSPFLPSAFTPNAPNATLGSNLWVPSGNKPGLYDMRMAAQQLRTLADQRETADSTLTTALQPPASARWDQMQSALSAAGIDDIDDLTFENLGDAFANLADEIAEGDVTDENVQALQDFFSVWGEDTFVMSQFFLEVGGESTVSMIDNLGDAAITEGFDPAAALALATMIRGGLSTGSQIWMPSTSSDFADSMLEGASSTVGGAVAAIGFLFSDEKNNPLGVNLTVAMADEIDRIERDPMSMQNGGWYDTSPNAGGRFLAQLEGETTGLNGNRVDDLAGRVFSTLGTYPDAALDWLTATGEDPYGDGDLGPGRVEYWYGDRDWSADGSGDGFEGPGALWAGAQQAAGGPADATHTYNPETWDRVAELTTQIVRELTTNESFLPENLTSIGQVRIAEGISVAMPYFSENLSESDPRTASALSIQDALIGTTDPRSIPNVTQAQLSQLLGTATWSDGDSPSAGADVISQSVRQYQDALIALADIAPPGSAFAADALERAVELQGWLDGSGEGAALGEAGRHDAAVQEAIDGVSTVVGLIPIPAVGDVLVEGGSVAIDVVQDAVIGGVSDWGFGNAEAAWGNSHEVLLEEQQNSASGREIAMINTIEQMLADLGMTEGLSPAEATDLAEEMLADYQRGVEASSSWAEGH